From a single Porites lutea chromosome 10, jaPorLute2.1, whole genome shotgun sequence genomic region:
- the LOC140950305 gene encoding uncharacterized protein KIAA1958-like, translating to MASGDSKFEDLSEADIDSLIDDAVPKNTKKATAWGISVLKDWLSKKYPSEVLESLSPEVLSERLKKFYQELRKSPTEHYSASAHLSIRAAIDRHLNTLPEFSGISIVRDPLFKIANKSLSAKLKQLKAQGFAKVQHHPSISPEDIQKCYETKVFSDETPISLLRVNWFNISLHFCRRGRENLRSLTPDSFVIKKDANGGEYVEMSISEKTKNHQGGLGDKADESDPKMFSTGMSNCPVKYFKKFLSVLNPNQTALFQKPKRNFLPSDEIWFENSPIGVNKLGDMMKEISLAASLSKVYTNHCVRSTTISALDEAGIPIHRIMQTSGHRSESSVKSYCDRQSLEKYKESSNILARVGHDSKESTSGAVVGAVNNIENLTQNSQSHNVQNVVANLNHSPTLNVLSRAEFKDCQININITKK from the coding sequence actggttatccaaaaaatacccaagtgaggTTTTGGAAAGTCTTTCACCAGAAGTTCTCTCTGAGAGGTTAAAGAAATTCTATCAAGAATTAAGGAAATCGCCGACAGAGCATTACAGTGCTTCAGCGCACTTGTCCATCAGAGCGGCCATTGATCGCCACTTGAACACACTGCCAGAGTTTAGCGGCATTTCTATCGTACGAGATCCgctatttaaaattgcaaataaatcccTGAGTGCTAAACTAAAACAGCTTAAAGCTCAAGGCTTTGCGAAAGTTCAACATCATCCATCTATTTCTCCCGAAGACATCCAAAAGTGCTAcgagacgaaagttttcagtgaCGAAACCCCAATAAGTTTACTTCGCGTGAACTGGTTCAACATCAGCCTTCACTTCTGTCGCCGTGGAAGGGAAAATCTTCGATCCTTAACACCAGATAGTTTTGTCATTAAGAAAGATGCAAACGGCGGTGAATATGTGGAGATGTCTATcagtgaaaaaacgaaaaaccacCAAGGCGGTCTCGGAGATAAAGCCGACGAAAGTGATCCAAAAATGTTCAGCACTGGAATGTCAAATTGtcctgtaaaatatttcaaaaagtttctcaGCGTCCTCAATCCTAATCAAACTGCACTGTTtcagaaaccaaagagaaattttctccCTAGCGACGAAATATGGTTTGAAAATTCACCGATTGGAGTGAATAAACTGGGTGACATGATGAAGGAAATATCGCTCGCGGCAAGCTTGAGCAAGGTCTACACAAACCATTGTGTTAGATCTACAACCATCTCTGCTCTGGATGAAGCTGGAATACCCATTCATAGAATTATGCAGACTTCAGGCCACAGAAGCGAGAGCAGCGTTAAGTCGTATTGTGACAGACAAAGCCTGGAAAAGTACAAAGAATCCTCCAATATTCTTGCTAGAGTTGGTCATGATTCGAAGGAGTCTACGTCCGGCGCGGTAGTCGGTGCTGTGAATAACATCGAAAATCTAACACAAAACAGTCAAAGCCACAATGTACAGAATGTAGTGGCTAATTTAAACCATTCTCCAACGCTTAACGTCCTTTCACGTGCAGAATTCAAAGACTGTCAAATCAAcataaacattacaaagaaGTAA